The Brassica oleracea var. oleracea cultivar TO1000 chromosome C7, BOL, whole genome shotgun sequence sequence CGAGAATGTTTCGTTATTATAATTGATGATGTAATAAAAATTTATTAAAATCGAGAATGTTCTCTGTTTATTGATTAATTAGTGGTTTATCCATTATATATTAATTGATAAACATCACAACTTTTAAGTGTAGTCACGTGTCATCACCCGAACGAAATTCAGAATCTTTAGAAAATATGTTGGTACAATTAAGTATATATTATACTTTTTATTAAACTAATCATAAAATTAATTAAAGTGTACACTTACTATTTTCTTTTCTTTTCTTAAATAAAAGCTATAGAATTATCAAATATGACTAATATATATATATATATATATATGAATTCTAATAATAAAGATTTGATAACAATTTATATCTCATCCATTATTTTGGTTTAATTTTATATTATTAAAATAAATTAAACAATCATATTAGCTATACAATTAAAATATAGATTTTTTTCATATATGTTATATTTTGAATTTTTAAAAACAACAAAATTACAAAAATTGTTAAAATTATTAAGTTAAAAATTAATGATCAATGGTTTAACATCCTATATATATATTAATAGGAAAACATTTAAAAAGTTTAGAACATGTAATTTGTACTAATTAAAAAAATATCATGTTGGAATTTGAAAATCAATTGAGAATTTTGTTAGTCCAAAATTAAATTGTTAGAGAATGTTATATTATATAGTATGTCCATTATATACCATTCATTTATCCAATTAAAATTTATTATATATTATTTCATTAAATAAAACCTACGGAATTACCTAATGTGATTATGATATATATAGTAATTAATAATTTTAAATAATTAAGATTTGCTAATAATCTGTATATTTTCTATCATTTTTGTTTAATTCTTTATTATGAAAATAAATTACACAATTACATTAATAATATATTAAAAATTCATATTTTTTGTATATGTTATAGTTTGAATTTTTCAAAACGAGAATAAATAACTAAAACTGTTAAAAATCTCACATAAACTTTTGTAATCAATGTTTAAATTTTTTTCTATAATAAGATACAATGATAATAAAATTATATAAATAAATAATTTTATTTAAACAGGTGTTTATATATATATATATATATATATATATATATATATATATATATATANNNNNNNNNNNNNNNNNNNNNNNTCGTTTAAATTTAATTATATATCATATACGATAGATAAGATTGATTGATTTGATTCATTTATCCTAAAATAATTGTGAATAAACAAGAGTGATCATTTGATTTATATGTGCAAGATAATTTATTACATAATAGTAACTGATTTCTTAGTTATTTAATATATAATTATTATTTATTATGCACAAGCCGCATTTTAACCTAAGTATGTATCTCTTTAATAATTTTGAATCTTAAATATTTTCTAAATGTCAGACCAAAATAAAAGAAAGAAATGAGAATAAACTCAAAAATCAATATTTATATCGAGCAATAACCAAAATGACAAAAAAAAAAAATTTGAAGATATAAATGATTGACACGTGAACGTAAACTTCTCATAACCATAATTAACTTTTAAATTGCTAAATCATGATATAAAACCGAATTGGTATAGTTTCATTGTAACCAAATAGTAGGCATGAGATTCTTCGGCCTAAATATTAGGTTTTTATGTGATAAATAATTTTTGACCTAAAATATTTTTAAAAATAAGATCAGTTCATTAGTAAACAAATTATGTAATTAACAAAAAAAATTTAAAAATTGTTCAAGGTCCAAAAATATTAATTCTATCAATAATATAAATTTTATTTTCCATACGATATTTCTTAAATAATTTTCATATAAATTTATAATATGCACAAAGTGCTGGTCTTATCCTAGTATATCGTAAGCAAAAATCATCTATTAACTATGGTTGATTTTAGAATTACTTAGGAATGATTTGGATTATTAGGAAAGTTTTGGATTATAGCAAATATTAAATATTAAAAATATAAATCATATATTCAAACTCCGAATGGTGACATGCGGGACAACTACAGAACAAGTGCGGTGTGGTTATAATAGTAACAAAAATATATAGATACATAGGTATATGTAAAGATTTTTGTTACTATTCACGGTGGTGCGGGACAAGACGATTCGTCACCATTCGAAGCCTGAATAATTTGGGATTGTGGTTACTTTTAAAAGTTTAACGTAGGATTTATATTATAGAGATATTGAAAACATATTAAATTTTGTGTGAATCTACAGATAATATTTTTATACATTCAGTATATCTTCAAAAGAAGACAATAATCTATAAACTCATAGATTAAGATTCCATCTTGTTCAAAAAAATGAAAAAAGATTATGACTCCATCTTTGAAGAAGCCTTTTTTTCCTTTTGCTTATAAGATGCTATTTAAGATTTGTTGCAGTATCATCTTAAGTGGCTTTACCATTCTCGTTTCTTTGTACGACGAGCGTGATTTATACGGTCGCAGTCATTACGCTATAATAGAAGACTCCCAACAACGATGACAATGCCATCATCATCAACATCGACGGTGATCGAGCCGTAGCCAGCGAGGGATTTTTGCCCTGAGACGGATACGGGACATATAAGGGTACGGGGACCAGAATCGGCAAAATTAAAAAATTATAGATACGGATATGGTATATATATGTTAAAAATATATATAAGCTACCCATAATTGACAAAAATTTAAAAAATTACACCAAACTTTTAACATAAAAATTACTTCAATATATTATTTTAAATAATGATGATCATAAGCTTAGAAACAAGATTATAAGTCAAAATTTTACTTCCATTTATTTTTTGGAAAAAAGTAATTGATTTAGCTTAAGATACAATTAGGGCTGGAAAAATAAACCGAACCCGATCCGAAACCGACATAAATACCGAATAGATCTTGTTTTATGGTATTTCGGGTTATGGATAATATCCGACCAAACTCGAACCTAAATGGATATCCGTTAGAACCCGAAACATTCAAAATTTAAAAAAAAAACTTGTACAAAACATGATCACAGTTCCTAATATGTATCTTAAATACACTAAGAGATTATTGACTTCTAAAATAATTATCAATTATGTGAAGGTTGATGGTTGAAGGTAGCAGTTGAAGATTGAAGTTTTTAGATTTTGGTTTTGTTTTCATTGAATAATGTTTTTCATTTCATGAGAACTTGGTTTGCGTTTTATGCTTTCATTTATTTAGTTTTCTTTCTATTAATAACTATGTCTACCTTTCGTTTGATTTTGAATGATTACGTTTGATGTCCTTTCTTATTTTTGAATCAATTTTACTTATATTTTGGTTACAAAATAGATACAAATCATGTATTTTAAAATCTAAAAACCGATTTAACTTATGTTTTGGTTACAAAGTAGGTAGAAATCATGTACTTTTAAACCGAAGAACCGATTGGGACCAAACCCGAAAGTACATCGAGTTCTACTGGTTCTTTGAAGATTTACTAACTCCGACCCGAACCGATAGAACCGGAACCGGTCCCAAACCAAACTTTCATATAACCCGAATGAAGCTGATTTTGATAAACCCAAAAAACCGAGACCCGATTAGACAAAACCGAAACCCGATTAGGACCCGAATGCTCAGGCCTAGATACAATAATTTCGAAGAGAATTCATTTCAAAACATTCCATAAATCGACTACCCCGTCCCCAAAGTGTCCCCGTGCCATTTCTATGGTGTTTCCGGTACGGGTACATCAACCAAACCGCCGTGCCCGTGCTTCATAGTTTACTAACCTCCTTAAAGAGGAATATAGAGACGTCCTTGTCAACACCAAGGCCCACACAGCTTCCAGATTGCCTAGGAATGTGCAGTCGTCGACATAAAGGACCGCAACAGTGTCGAGATTGACTAGTAATGTGCAGACGTTGACGCCAAGAACCGTACATGCCTCAAGATTGACTATGAATGTGACAGACGTCAACACCAAGGACCGTACCAGCTTCAACACTAACGAGCAATGTGCAGACGTCGACACCAAGGACCGCACCAGTGTCGAGATTAACCACGAATGTGCAGACGTCGACACCAATAACCGCACCAGCTTCGAGATTGAATAGGAATGTGCAGACGTCGACATTAAGGACCACACCAGCGTTGAGATTGGCTAGTGGTGTGCTGACGTCGACACCAAGGACCGCACCAGTGTCGAGATTGGCTAGTGATGTGCAGACGTTGACACAAAGGACCGTTCCAGCGTCAAGATTGGCTGGTGATATGCAAACGTCGACACCAAGGACAGCAACAGCCTCCATACAGACAAGGAATGTACAGACATCGACACCAAGGACCGCACCAGCGTCAGGACAAACGAGGAATGTACAGAAACCGACACCAAGGACCGCACCAGCGTCGAGATTGAAGAGTAATGTGCAGACGTCAACACCAAGAATCGTACCAGTCTCATCATTGATTACCTATATAAGCACAAGTATCACTTCAAGTGTGTAAAGAACTGGTTTTCGATTAACTCCACGTGTCCTCAATGCAGATACGAGCTGCCTCTTTAAGGTCAAAGAAGAGTGGTATAAAATAGAGCTTGATGACGACTCTATTGATTTCTACGAACTTTTAATTTATTTCTTAGGTTCTCTTTTGTTTCTCGTAGAGATTGACTTTCAATTTGTATTTTTTTTTTCAATCTAATCTCTGATGCAAAATCATGTACAAGCTCATGCGAAGCAAACTTTCTCATAAACTTGGTGCGCAAATTAATTTTAAGACATCCTGAAAGCACACACATTCAAACCAACTCTTATTATCTGTGTTCTTAGTTACACACTACATGACCTAACAGAACACCCCCAAGCCTAATCTTTTGAAACAGAAGTATGTAACAGAAGCTCAAGTTAAGCAACTTTACTTCATAAATTAGGAAGTTCACATATCAAATTCCGACAACCGTATACAACTTCAACGAAACTTAATGATCTAACAAAACATTTCCCCAATCTAATCTTCGCAACAAAAACTCTATACAAGCTCAAGTGAAGTGTTTGATATGTTTCAAAAGGCAAAACTTTTGCAATTAAACGAAACTTTCCTCATAACTTTGAATCCTCAAATACATACTTCCATGATCTTACAAAACATTTACCTAACTCTATTCAAGCTCAACTGAAGTGTCTCAAAGTGCAAATTCTCAGCAAAAGAGAACACAAAACAAGCTCAATACACACAAAAAGACGAAACCTTTTACAATCTCCTTTCAACAGACCTAAGACGAAGTTCCACAAGCCAAAGGTTAAACTGTCCATCACTAACCTTCAACATCTCCGACAAGGGCATCAAGATCCCGTGCTCCTTAAGCAACCTATGCCTCGGCTTAATCTTCCTCTCCAAGCTAAAAGAAAAGTACTGAGGAAACCTCTTCAGCTCCTTGACATCTCCACGCATCTCCTCCATAAAGAACTCGACTTTCGGAGCCAAATTGTTCTCCACGCTGTACGTCAACAGCGCCGGAGACCTCACCACCATCTTCGCCACCTCATCCCTCGTAAACCCTAGCCCTTCCTCAAGGAACTCGATTTTGGGGATTAGAGTTCGCTCCACGCTCGAAACCAGCAGCACAGTGTTCCGCGACGTGACCGTGTCGCGCCCCACGAATCCTAGGGTTTTGAGGAAGGCTAACGCAGGACGGAGCTGGAAGTCGACGGAGGAGATGAGGAGTCGAGGGCAGCGGGTTATCGACTTCGGGATGTCTTCGTCGGAAAGGTAGATCTCGTCGGATAAGAAGCGAAGCACCGGTAAGATGTCGGATTCGGGGTCTGAGGTTAGCAGATCGGGGAACATGTCGAGGATCCGACCGACGGCGGGTCTCGAGAGACCGATTGAGGAGAGGAGGGTTTCGACGGAGACGACGGAGGAGATGGGAGCGGCGCGGAGAGAGGGGTTTACTCGGAGGGCTTTGTGAGGGTCGACGTTGAGGTCCTGGAGGTAGATGAGCTTTTCTCGGAAGAGAAGGCCGGTGTCGGAAGTTTCGCTGGCGAAACATCGGGTTCTCACGGCGGAGATAAACGGCGGCGGGAGAAGACAGCACCGTGCAAACATCATCAGCTTTTTTTTTTTTTGGCAGTTCAAGCTGAGTGGATAAACGACGGAGTAAGGGTAAAATGGTAATAACAATTAGATAACATTTCGAACGGCGTCAACTTATTCCTTCTTGAAGCTTTTAGTAGATAATAAACGATGGATAAAGGGTAAAATGGTAATAATAGCTAGATAACATCAAAACGCCGTCGTCTCTTTGTAAAGGAAAAAAACATTTATCTTTCTTCTTGATAAACGATGGCCTAAGGGTAAAAATGGTAATGGAGATTTGTTTTTGTTTTTTTAAAAAATTGATTAATCTGTTGTTCGTCCCTCTTCTTTGTCCAATGGGATCCCTATTCTCAAGGAGCTCTATCAGAAGAGCGTAATTTACGGAGTCTCATGTAAACCGCATTCGTCTTCTTCTCTGTCTCTCTTTCTACCTCTGCTTTTTCATTCTTCGTTTCTTTTTCTTCTTCTTCTTCTTCTTCTCTAAAGAGCTCCCTTTTAATATCTCCCCTCATGGTTAGTATCCGCTTGGCGTTTAAATTTGCTTCTTTAGGTAAGTTTCCCCTTTCCTTTTTCCTCACCCAATAGATTCACGATTAGGGTTTTCAAAAACGTTTGTAAAGGTCGCATTTTTATTTTGAAATTTCAAAGTTTTGTGATTGTTGTGTTGAATTGAGGAGAAAGGAGAATTGGATGATTCGTTGAATGTGTGTGTGTGTGTGTTTTGTTTGGTGGAACAGGATGGGAAGGGTGAAACTGAAGATAAAGAAGTTAGAGAACACAGCAGGGCGCCAAGCTACGTTTGCTAAAAGGAAAAATGGGATCTTGAAAAAGGCGAGCGAGCTTTCTGTTCTTTGCGACATTGATCTTGTTCTTCTTATGTTCTCTCCTACTGGTAAACCTTCCTTATGTTGCGCTCAACGAAGGTAACTGATTGTTCTCTCTGTGTATTTGTTTCCTCCATGTCTCTGTTGGGTTTGTGTTTTGTGGTCTGATTTTCTGTGGGTTTTTTTTTTTTATTATTATTGTTTCAGTAGCATTGAAAAGGTGATTGCAAAGTTTTCTCAAGTAACACCGGAGGAAAGAGCAAAAAGGTTTGGCTGATTCTTTTTGAGATTCTTATCCATATGTTTCTTCCCGCTTTGTTCACTTGTTTGTTCTTGTTTGGTTTTGAATACAGGAAGATCGAGGGTCTTGAAGTAAGTTGTTTCACACAATCAAAACAAAACTCTTTAAATCTTTTTTTATTTTATTTTAGCTTTGATTCTGATCCTTGAGAAGCTTGTTGTTTGTTTGGTCCCTGATTCAAATTGTTTTGTCTTTTGAAAGCTCAGGTCTTGAAGAAAACTTTCCAAAAGTTGGATCACCATGTAAATATACGAGATTTTATATTCTCTAGGTGAGTAGGAGAAACGAAAACATTTCATTAACAAAATCATTAGCTTCATTATCTCCGACATGAATTTTAACTTTCTTCTCTTTTTGTCTTGTTTGCTTCTTTTTCCTTCTATGGTTCCAGTAATCCAACAACAGAGGTATTCATTATAAGACTCTATTTTTTTTTCTCCTTTTCTACCGTTTATGAGATTTGCCAAAGCCTAGAATTTTTCTAAAACCGCAATTGTTTCAGGACTTGAGTGCTCGAGCAAGGATTCTGCAAGATCGAATTTCTGAAATACATGGAAGATTACGGTAAGAAGATCTTTCTGAAGTTGATGTTTTTCTTGATGTTGTTACATTGTTTTCATACTTGTTTGTATCATGATGTTTTGTAGTTATTGGACAGAACCCGATAAGATAAACAACG is a genomic window containing:
- the LOC106301666 gene encoding uncharacterized protein LOC106301666 — translated: MMFARCCLLPPPFISAVRTRCFASETSDTGLLFREKLIYLQDLNVDPHKALRVNPSLRAAPISSVVSVETLLSSIGLSRPAVGRILDMFPDLLTSDPESDILPVLRFLSDEIYLSDEDIPKSITRCPRLLISSVDFQLRPALAFLKTLGFVGRDTVTSRNTVLLVSSVERTLIPKIEFLEEGLGFTRDEVAKMVVRSPALLTYSVENNLAPKVEFFMEEMRGDVKELKRFPQYFSFSLERKIKPRHRLLKEHGILMPLSEMLKVSDGQFNLWLVELRLRSVERRL